The Blattabacterium cuenoti genome includes a region encoding these proteins:
- the rplU gene encoding 50S ribosomal protein L21, which yields MTYAIVNIQGKQFQLIENKYVYVPYISSMNLGDKMFLNQVFLFSKKGIPFFGDPFLENISVQVEILQHIKGSKIIIFKKNRRKGYKVKNGFRPIFSKIKVISFLEKNKN from the coding sequence ATGACTTACGCTATTGTAAATATACAAGGGAAGCAATTCCAACTTATTGAAAATAAATATGTTTATGTTCCTTATATTTCTTCTATGAATTTGGGAGATAAAATGTTTTTAAACCAAGTTTTTTTGTTTTCTAAAAAAGGAATTCCTTTTTTTGGAGATCCTTTTTTAGAAAATATAAGTGTTCAAGTAGAAATATTACAACATATAAAAGGAAGTAAAATTATTATTTTCAAAAAAAATAGAAGAAAAGGATATAAAGTAAAAAATGGATTTAGACCTATTTTTTCAAAAATTAAAGTGATTTCTTTTTTAGAAAAAAACAAAAATTAA